The following proteins are co-located in the Tachysurus vachellii isolate PV-2020 chromosome 19, HZAU_Pvac_v1, whole genome shotgun sequence genome:
- the rpl10 gene encoding large ribosomal subunit protein uL16 produces the protein MGRRPARCYRYCKNKPYPKSRFCRGVPDPKIRIFDLGRKKAKVDEFPLCGHMVSDEYEQLSSEALEAARICANKYMVKTCGKDGFHIRMRLHPFHVIRINKMLSCAGADRLQTGMRGAFGKPQGTVARVHIGQVIMSVRTKTQNKEHVIEALRRAKFKFPGRQKIHISKKYGFTKFNAADFDDLLQEKRVIPDGCSVKYVPSHGPLSRWKALHAN, from the exons ATGGGGCGCCGTCCAGCCCGTTG CTACAGATACTGCAAGAACAAGCCTTACCCTAAGTCCCGTTTCTGTCGGGGTGTACCTG ATCCCAAGATCAGGATCTTCGACTTGGGCAGGAAGAAGGCTAAGGTGGATGAATTCCCCTTGTGTGGTCACATGGTGTCTGACGAATATGAGCAGCTGTCTTCTGAGG CTCTTGAGGCTGCCCGTATCTGTGCCAACAAATACATGGTGAAGACATGCGGTAAAGATGGCTTCCACATCCGCATGCGCCTGCACCCTTTCCATGTCATTCGCATCAACAAAATGTTATCCTGTGCTGGAGCTGATAG ACTCCAGACTGGAATGCGTGGTGCCTTTGGAAAGCCACAGGGCACAGTGGCCCGTGTGCACATCGGACAGGTCATCATGTCTGTGCGCACAAAGACCCAGAACAAGGAACATGTCATTGAGGCTTTGAGGAGGGCTAAGTTCAAGTTCCCTGGCCGTCAGAAG ATCCACATCTCCAAAAAGTATGGCTTCACCAAGTTTAATGCTGCTGACTTTGATGACCTGCTGCAGGAGAAGCGTGTGATCCCTGATGGCTGCAGTGTAAAATATGTCCCTAGCCACGGACCCCTGAGCCGCTGGAAGGCACTGCATGCCAACTAA
- the dnase1l1 gene encoding deoxyribonuclease-1-like 1, which yields MILPQFLLFLVYLHGPLVCYAFKICAFNVQSFGGSKATDATLLHIVTQIVARCDVCLLQEVRDQKKTAIPRLINRLNNYESIHQYDYVSSGRLGRTPTYQEQYVFVFRTGSVKLIDVYQYPDTQKGDEDAFAREPFIVRFQAPKTVIGEFVLIPMHTSPSNATKEIDELYDVFEDIRRRWKTEDIMFLGDFNAACGYVAKKNRKNIRLYSDIFTWLIDDNQDTTVRGTTDCAYDRIVVHGDSFLRSIIPYSAQPFNFARAYQIKEEEALRVSDHYPIEVELKIKSGSEQRSIILLQITLGFPLLLQLK from the exons ATGATTCTTCCTCAGTTCCTGCTCTTTTTAGTCTACCTCCATGGACCTCTGGTTTGTTATGCCTTTAAGATTTGTGCTTTTAACGTTCAGAGTTTTGGAGGCTCAAAGGCAACGGATGCAACACTTTTGCACATTGTTACACAG ATTGTGGCACgctgtgatgtgtgtttgcttcAAGAGGTCAGAGATCAGAAGAAAACAGCCATTCCACGTCTGATTAATAGACTCAATAA ctatgAAAGCATTCACCAGTATGACTATGTGTCTAGTGGACGTCTTGGCAGGACACCAACCTATCAAGAGcaatatgtttttgtgttcag GACCGGCTCAGTCAAGCTAATAGACGTTTATCAGTATccagacacacagaaaggagATGAGGATGCTTTTGCCAGGGAGCCTTTTATTGTGCGCTTCCAGGCACCTAAAACAG TGATTGGTGAGTTTGTTCTGATTCCAATGCACACCTCTCCTTCTAATGCCACCAAAGAGATTGATGAACTCTATGATGTCTTTGAGGATATAAGACGGAGGTGGAAGACAGAG GACATAATGTTCCTTGGTGACTTTAATGCAGCTTGTGGATATGTGGCcaagaaaaacaggaagaatATAAGGCTCTACTCTGACATATTCACCTGGCTGATAGATGACAATCAGGACACTACAGTAAGAGGGACCACTGACTGTGCATATGACAG GATAGTTGTACACGGAGATTCATTTCTCAGGTCTATAATACCATACTCAGCACAACCATTTAATTTTGCCAGGGCATATCAAATTAAGGAGGAAGAG GCTTTACGTGTGAGTGACCACTATCCTATAGAGGTGGAGCTGAAGATCAAATCAGGAAGTGAGCAAAGAAGCATAATCTTGCTCCAGATAACTCTTGGATTTCCCCTTCTACTCCAACTGAAATga